CTCGCGGTACTTGCGCCAATTCGGGAAATGGTTATGCACGCCGCGCGGGCTGAGCACAGAGTTGTAGGGGCGCATGGGCGTCGGGCCGAGCCACATGTTCCAGTCGAGCCCTTTCTCCAAGGGTTCTTCCGGCAGGTCGCACGGCACCGCCGGACCGCCCACATCCACGACCACCTTTTGGATTTTGCCGATGCGACCATTGCGAACCAACTCGCAGGCCTTCAGAAACTCGCGCGAGGATCGCTGCATGCTACCCACCTGAAAGACGACGCTGTTCTTGCGCGTTGCCGTCACCATGGCCTTGGCCTCCAGGATGGTTTGCGAGAGCGGTTTTTCGCAGTAAATGTCCTTTTTCGCATTGGCGGCCGCGATGGCGATCAACGCATGCCAATGGTCGGGAGTGGCGATGCAAACCGCATCAATATCCTTGCGGCCCATGATTTCCCGGAAATCATTATAGGCATCGCAGCCTTTATAGCCGGCTTCATTCTTCTTGGTGTAAAAATCCTCGACGATTTTTTTGGCGGACTCACGCCGGGTAGTGTCCACATCGCATACGGCCAACACCTTGGTGTTCTTGCCCAAAAAGCCGTTCAACAGCCCGCGATTCTGTTTGCCCATGCCAATGAATCCCATGGTGATGCGCTTGCTGGGCGGAGTCTCCGCGCTCCAAATGTTTGAAGGTAAAATAAACGGGACCACGGCGGCGGTGAACCCGGCGCGCTGGACGAATG
The sequence above is a segment of the Verrucomicrobiota bacterium genome. Coding sequences within it:
- a CDS encoding Gfo/Idh/MocA family oxidoreductase, giving the protein MSHTPSLSRRAFVQRAGFTAAVVPFILPSNIWSAETPPSKRITMGFIGMGKQNRGLLNGFLGKNTKVLAVCDVDTTRRESAKKIVEDFYTKKNEAGYKGCDAYNDFREIMGRKDIDAVCIATPDHWHALIAIAAANAKKDIYCEKPLSQTILEAKAMVTATRKNSVVFQVGSMQRSSREFLKACELVRNGRIGKIQKVVVDVGGPAVPCDLPEEPLEKGLDWNMWLGPTPMRPYNSVLSPRGVHNHFPNWRKYREFGGGGMTDFGAHHYDIAQWGLGMDDSGPIEVTPPEDPKATSGMKYLYANGVEMTHGKVPDFGGIRFIGEHGEIWVNRGKFKTVPEGLDEKPLPETGVKLYHSGNHQQDFLDCIVSRKKPICDVEIGCRTVTVCHLGNLAYYNHRKLKWDPIKQEIVGDAEASKWMERPRRAPWDKPLLSA